Proteins encoded by one window of Candidatus Sumerlaea chitinivorans:
- a CDS encoding ATP synthase epsilon chain — MFTQERLILEDEITSLILPGADGYFGVLAHHAPLVATLGQGTVRVKKFDDERTYGISGGFVEVADNVVTILADAVSEPLEA; from the coding sequence ATGTTTACGCAAGAGCGATTGATTCTGGAAGATGAGATAACTTCGTTGATTCTCCCCGGGGCAGATGGCTATTTTGGTGTTCTCGCTCACCACGCGCCTCTCGTTGCAACCTTGGGACAAGGCACCGTGCGCGTTAAGAAGTTTGACGATGAACGAACTTACGGAATCTCCGGTGGCTTTGTAGAAGTCGCGGACAATGTTGTAACCATCCTTGCGGATGCAGTGAGTGAACCGCTTGAGGCGTAG
- a CDS encoding Minus agglutinin: MKLAKGFLRSLLVALPLITSAAQTEIIIESAPDGQHSDWFQVVEGNWMESASKSKAPGLTATKAMFKTAGPTAGAARFVPDIPIAGKYEVFATYPDSGNAKGVIYKVHSAEGDKEIVIDQRGRDAAAKPPSNTWFSLGTYHFSQGRDGYVEVRDPQTGLAANEKEPNVRVYADAVRFVPVGFELPPQFAAKSGQEAPKAAEGLPPGLPAAPTGAPMPKLASAVPTASSALPSLDQAGGQKSTPPSSSAGTLPPLSAVQSSGESASQATPAAGGPALPSLNAASASLPPASPVASSAAQQLPSLSSLSTAQAPSQLPGTAGTPALPQLSAGTSALTPPPGTGLPPSPEGQPATPGLMSLSAVSDQTQAPPLPPIPSPASSGMPLPPLETSAATPSLPALAGTPTPLGGESGAAKLPSTQLLPTPVPAALPPQPASMPTVSSPPTLPPVPSVAAPAPVGGAPSGSNLPWVYDEGSAHAASRNTGKKVLVFFFAPGNTVADKYEKEFFPHPAVQATLNKFVLLKVNFPQNTKAGYKLQIFGAGNIAVTDAYGQKIGAITQLPATPEELASQLETLAGK; encoded by the coding sequence GTGAAGTTAGCAAAAGGCTTTCTCCGTTCGCTTCTTGTCGCGTTGCCGCTGATCACTTCCGCGGCTCAAACCGAGATCATTATTGAATCCGCTCCCGATGGTCAGCACTCGGACTGGTTCCAAGTTGTTGAAGGCAATTGGATGGAGAGTGCCAGCAAGAGCAAGGCTCCCGGGCTGACGGCCACTAAAGCCATGTTCAAAACGGCAGGGCCAACTGCTGGTGCAGCTCGGTTTGTCCCCGACATCCCGATTGCCGGCAAATACGAGGTGTTTGCCACGTATCCGGATTCTGGAAATGCGAAAGGGGTCATTTACAAGGTTCACTCCGCCGAGGGCGACAAAGAAATCGTGATCGATCAGCGTGGACGAGATGCGGCTGCAAAGCCCCCGTCGAACACGTGGTTTTCTCTTGGCACCTACCACTTCTCGCAAGGTAGGGACGGCTACGTTGAGGTTCGAGATCCTCAGACCGGCCTGGCTGCTAACGAGAAAGAGCCAAATGTGCGCGTTTATGCGGATGCGGTTCGGTTTGTGCCCGTTGGATTCGAATTGCCCCCCCAGTTTGCTGCAAAATCGGGCCAAGAGGCACCAAAAGCCGCCGAGGGGCTCCCACCCGGTTTACCAGCCGCGCCAACTGGCGCTCCCATGCCCAAATTAGCCTCTGCGGTTCCAACCGCCTCCTCGGCGTTGCCCAGTTTAGATCAGGCGGGTGGACAAAAGTCGACTCCGCCGTCGTCATCCGCAGGCACCTTGCCACCTCTCTCTGCGGTGCAAAGTTCAGGGGAAAGTGCAAGCCAAGCCACTCCTGCTGCCGGAGGCCCTGCGTTGCCCTCTCTTAATGCTGCAAGTGCGTCTTTGCCGCCCGCCTCCCCGGTGGCGTCAAGTGCTGCTCAACAGCTGCCCTCACTTTCCTCTCTGAGCACGGCTCAAGCGCCCAGCCAGCTGCCCGGCACTGCTGGGACCCCGGCTTTGCCACAGCTTTCGGCTGGGACAAGTGCACTGACACCTCCTCCTGGGACAGGGTTACCCCCTTCACCCGAGGGGCAGCCTGCGACCCCGGGGCTCATGTCGCTTTCCGCAGTTTCTGACCAGACGCAGGCGCCTCCACTCCCACCCATCCCTTCGCCAGCTTCTTCGGGAATGCCCCTGCCGCCACTGGAAACGTCTGCAGCAACGCCTTCACTTCCCGCGCTTGCAGGAACACCAACCCCGCTAGGCGGAGAGAGTGGAGCAGCAAAACTTCCGAGCACCCAACTCCTACCTACTCCTGTCCCAGCAGCGCTACCCCCTCAACCGGCTTCGATGCCAACCGTCTCGTCGCCGCCAACCTTGCCACCCGTTCCGTCCGTGGCAGCGCCTGCCCCTGTCGGAGGGGCACCAAGTGGCTCAAACTTACCATGGGTGTACGATGAAGGGTCGGCGCATGCAGCTTCCAGAAACACTGGCAAGAAAGTGTTAGTGTTCTTTTTCGCGCCGGGCAATACAGTCGCGGATAAGTATGAAAAAGAGTTCTTCCCGCATCCTGCTGTTCAGGCTACACTTAATAAATTTGTGCTGCTCAAAGTGAACTTCCCGCAGAACACGAAGGCAGGCTATAAACTGCAGATTTTTGGTGCAGGGAACATCGCCGTAACGGACGCTTATGGCCAAAAGATTGGGGCGATCACTCAGCTGCCAGCCACGCCCGAGGAGCTCGCCTCTCAGCTTGAAACGCTTGCCGGGAAGTAA
- a CDS encoding Lipoprotein releasing system ATP-binding protein LolD, protein MSKSPSQNSIVLEARNVHKSYLDATRELHVLRGVNLTVREGEIVSIVGASGVGKSTLLHLLGALDRVTAGQIFLRGQELSRLNSAELAQIRNRNVGFIFQFHHLLAEFSALENVMIPGLILGRPRSELEREATERLTALGLGERLHHRPAKLSGGEQQRVALARALINNPDLILADEPTGNLDSESAANVIDLLWRNVRENGRSLVIVTHEPEIAQKADRCLRLREGVLWPETS, encoded by the coding sequence ATGAGTAAGAGCCCCTCCCAGAATTCCATCGTGCTTGAAGCGCGCAACGTTCACAAATCGTACTTAGACGCCACGCGCGAACTGCATGTTTTGCGTGGGGTCAATCTTACGGTACGCGAGGGGGAGATAGTCTCAATTGTTGGAGCAAGTGGCGTGGGCAAAAGCACGCTTCTTCACCTGTTAGGCGCCTTGGACCGCGTCACTGCCGGCCAGATCTTCTTACGAGGTCAAGAGCTCTCCCGTTTAAACAGTGCAGAGCTCGCTCAGATTCGAAACCGTAATGTGGGGTTCATTTTCCAGTTTCATCATCTGTTGGCAGAGTTCAGCGCACTGGAGAATGTCATGATTCCCGGCTTGATTCTGGGGCGCCCCCGGAGTGAACTCGAACGCGAGGCGACCGAGCGTCTGACAGCGCTTGGACTTGGGGAGCGACTTCACCACCGGCCTGCCAAATTGTCAGGTGGCGAGCAGCAGCGGGTTGCTCTGGCACGTGCGCTGATAAACAATCCAGACCTCATCCTCGCGGATGAGCCGACGGGTAATCTTGATTCCGAGAGCGCTGCAAATGTTATAGACTTATTGTGGCGTAATGTCCGGGAAAACGGGCGCTCTCTCGTGATTGTGACCCATGAGCCAGAGATAGCGCAAAAAGCGGACCGCTGCTTGCGTCTCCGCGAGGGTGTTTTGTGGCCCGAAACAAGTTAG
- a CDS encoding Lipoprotein releasing system transmembrane protein LolC yields the protein MRFEPFIARRYLFSGTHKALISLITIISIAGVALGVYALIVVLAVMEGFDSNLVQKIIGAYAHIEIVRTTTDSPPVDPDKLLPIVRSVPEVKAAGPVIMRQALIQVVPGEGEEPRQTAIFIQGVDLEAEQHVTRLMDKVVGKKLPGPGEIVLGKKILQKLYIPLGTKVTVLSPKVVRTPTGGAALARNAIVCGAFESGFPEADEMIGYTSLETARALFMVPPNEVDGIHLVVNDPEKVDEARKKVQAAVGPDYTVTTWRERNPVLFDALVLEKWAMFIILLLIVLVAAFNIIGTLIMVVIEKTREIGILKSMGATEQAILRIFLFQGTFIGMVGTAIGAVLGLGTCYLLKYHVKIDLLSEAYLSDRIPILINPWWNILIVFSALTICLAASYYPARQAARLDPVEALRYE from the coding sequence TTGCGGTTCGAGCCGTTTATTGCACGCCGCTATCTATTCTCAGGGACACATAAGGCGCTGATCTCACTCATAACGATCATCTCGATCGCGGGTGTCGCCCTGGGGGTCTACGCATTGATTGTGGTCCTTGCGGTGATGGAGGGATTCGATTCAAACCTTGTCCAGAAAATCATCGGTGCCTATGCGCACATTGAAATTGTTCGAACCACCACGGACTCGCCACCGGTGGATCCTGACAAGCTGTTGCCCATCGTCCGCTCGGTGCCTGAGGTAAAAGCGGCGGGGCCCGTCATTATGCGCCAAGCTCTCATCCAAGTGGTTCCTGGGGAAGGGGAGGAGCCACGCCAGACGGCGATTTTTATTCAAGGGGTGGATTTGGAGGCGGAACAGCATGTGACCCGTCTCATGGACAAAGTCGTTGGGAAAAAACTGCCCGGTCCCGGCGAAATCGTGTTGGGCAAAAAAATTCTTCAAAAGCTCTACATCCCTCTCGGCACAAAAGTGACCGTGCTCTCTCCAAAAGTTGTGCGGACTCCCACTGGAGGAGCTGCTTTGGCGCGCAATGCGATTGTGTGCGGGGCGTTCGAAAGTGGTTTTCCCGAAGCCGACGAAATGATTGGATATACAAGCTTGGAGACAGCTCGAGCGCTATTCATGGTGCCTCCGAATGAGGTCGATGGGATCCATTTAGTGGTAAATGATCCCGAGAAGGTGGACGAAGCGCGCAAAAAAGTGCAGGCCGCGGTTGGACCCGATTACACCGTCACAACGTGGCGAGAGCGAAATCCTGTTCTTTTCGACGCACTCGTACTCGAAAAATGGGCAATGTTTATCATTCTTCTGCTTATCGTCCTCGTAGCGGCCTTCAACATCATCGGGACTCTCATCATGGTGGTGATCGAAAAAACCCGGGAGATCGGAATTCTCAAATCCATGGGGGCGACTGAGCAAGCCATTCTGCGGATTTTTCTTTTCCAGGGGACATTCATTGGAATGGTGGGAACGGCAATTGGCGCGGTGCTCGGGCTCGGGACGTGTTATTTACTGAAATACCATGTAAAAATAGACCTGCTCTCTGAAGCCTATCTGTCAGATCGAATTCCGATCCTTATCAATCCATGGTGGAACATCCTCATCGTTTTCTCAGCTCTTACCATTTGCCTTGCGGCCTCGTACTATCCCGCCCGCCAAGCCGCACGACTGGATCCCGTTGAGGCGCTGCGCTATGAGTAA